In a genomic window of Amblyomma americanum isolate KBUSLIRL-KWMA chromosome 4, ASM5285725v1, whole genome shotgun sequence:
- the LOC144130470 gene encoding uncharacterized protein LOC144130470 produces MCSAALLIGGSLIAGGIFVVLRQGEATQTEPDVTESYQALIHVEPEAQSVTLNDARAAETQLSQTPFVCTVGLSLDVFKHASLLREDGLCEYLIFHSTFLVDSEGRADLWDGRNRTRAFHTFLAFAKVSSKTAYGVAIAHRKSGEALRQLGTAVGIGEFVTYWANGVRHHAVLDVHERYVKSPRDLRLTFALLKAFKLLQQAQQENATSNAAVIFFGCTSVLPKKSLLHDVLRKELRLLPVDVMILTTHVMVSEDSERLVVPPTALRASEGGYPPSLLDVAQHAAEAEYMNQPTAIAFTLTASVLAYEVPERTRVGAACERGPIQATMKEVCGKSNYPVYVKYGNNTIIGRSYSPTTGRLYLFDTKETFHFKMCTVREEIPDFVHGWVIFNVDMADYDGSCNGASRTLERVRAIRETFDEYRKLDVGQPPDEAC; encoded by the exons ATGTGCAGTGCAGCACTGTTAATCGGCGGTTCTCTGATCGCCGGCGGCATCTTCGTAGTCTTGCGGCAAGGCGAAG CCACGCAGACAGAACCAGACGTCACGGAGTCCTACCAGGCCCTCATACATGTTGAGCCTGAGGCCCAAAGCGTGACCTTGAACGACGCTCGTG CAGCGGAGACCCAGCTGTCGCAGACGCCCTTCGTGTGCACGGTGGGCCTGTCCTTGGACGTCTTCAAGCACGCCAGCCTGCTTCGCGAGGACGGCCTCTGCGAGTACCTCATCTTCCACTCCACCTTCCTGGTAGACAGCGAAGGCAGGGCGGACCTGTGGGACGGCCGAAACCGCACGCGCGCCTTCCACACGTTCCTGGCGTTCGCCAAGGTGTCCTCCAAGACAGCCTACGGCGTGGCGATTGCGCACAG AAAATCTGGCGAAGCGCTGCGCCAGCTGGGCACTGCGGTGGGCATAGGAGAGTTCGTGACGTACTGGGCCAACGGCGTCCGCCACCACGCTGTCCTGGACGTGCACGAGCGCTACGTGAAGAGCCCCAGAGACTTGAGGCTCACCTTCGCCCTACTCAAG GCGTTCAAGTTGCTTCAGCAGGCGCAACAGGAAAACGCCACTTCCAACGCGGCCGTCATCTTCTTCGGCTGTACCTCCGTGCTGCCGAAGAAAAGCTTGCTACATGACGTTCTCAGGAAAGAATTACG CCTCCTCCCCGTCGACGTCATGATCCTGACCACTCACGTGATGGTCTCCGAGGACAGCGAGAGGCTGGTTGTTCCGCCCACAGCCCTTCGTGCCTCGGAAGGAGGCTATCCGCCATCCCTC CTGGACGTGGCCCAACACGCCGCTGAGGCGGAATACATGAACCAGCCCACTGCGATCGCGTTTACGCTGACCGCGTCGGTACTCGCCTATGAGGTGCCCGAAAGGACCCGCGTGGGAGCGGCCTGCGAAAGGGGCCCCATCCAGGCCACCATGAAGGAG GTGTGCGGGAAAAGCAACTACCCGGTTTATGTCAAGTACGGAAACAACACAATAATCGGTCGCTCTTACTCTCCAACGACGGGGCGTCTTTACCTTTTCGACACTAAGGAGACGTTCCACTTCAAG ATGTGCACCGTTCGCGAGGAGATTCCCGATTTCGTGCACGGCTGGGTCATCTTCAACGTGGATATGGCAGACTACGACGGCTCGTGCAACGGCGCCTCCAGGACCCTCGAGCGCGTGCGCGCCATTCGAGAGACCTTCGACGAATACCGGAAACTGGACGTCGGCCAGCCGCCCGATGAAGCGTGCTGA